From a region of the Plectropomus leopardus isolate mb unplaced genomic scaffold, YSFRI_Pleo_2.0 unplaced_scaffold10716, whole genome shotgun sequence genome:
- the LOC121963284 gene encoding gasdermin-E-like — protein MFATATRNFVEEVDRGGLLIPVSSLNDTIALLTVVVKRKRFWVWQKPKYIPTDFNLNDLLTGDTPIKPGVIEIDFIKYNGTYGENIQGKVDASFVHSNASLEGKDSSRLQSLFGSLKKEEVDVQKLLRDSKDRVLDMSHCLVQQTKEKHRQVFGVVKERIVTTQPCWVIEEVQQGGQCGGGLSLCGPKSPK, from the exons ATGTTTGCCACAGCCACCAGAAACTTTGTGGAGGAGGTGGATCGTGGAGGCTTGCTGATCCCAGTTTCCAGCTTGAATGACACCATTGCTCTTCTGACAGTGGTGGTGAAGCGCAAGCGTTTTTGGGTCTGGCAGAAGCCCAAGTATATTCCCACTGATTTCAACCTCAATGATCTACTAACAGGAGACACACCTATAAAGCCCG GTGTTATAGAGATAGACTTCATCAAATACAATGGCACTTATGGTGAAAACATCCAGGGGAAAGTGGATGCAAGTTTTGTCCACTCAAATGCGAGCCTGGAGGGTAAAGATTCTTCCAGACTCCAATCATTATTTGGCAGTCTGAAGAAAGAGGAAGTGGATGTGCAGAAGCTGCTGCGAGACTCCAAAGACAG GGTCCTGGACATGTCCCATTGTCTGGTCCAGCAGACAAAAGAGAAGCACAGACAGGTGTTTGGTGTCGTGAAGGAGCGTATTGTGACTACGCAGCCCTGTTGGGTCATAGAGGAGGTGCAGCAGGGAGGACAGTGTGGAGGAGGACTGAGCCTCTGTGGGCCCAAGAGCCCAAAG